A DNA window from Trichocoleus desertorum ATA4-8-CV12 contains the following coding sequences:
- a CDS encoding DNA double-strand break repair nuclease NurA: MLDLTKLAQQMQGISQHLADEVTASRQRLELAQRLLTQAQSRQAELVLQRQTWSDRLGFAAAEPVEPLTTRINLGVAPAIHTAIATDGSQIAPSHHEIAYCYLINVGRVVLHYGQSLHPLLDSLPEVFYRPEDLYVSRQWGIRTEEWMGYRRTVSEAMALADLACQVKEGQRGEEKDEGEGKDEVGRMRDEGLERQVPLLAMVDGSLIYWFLEALPNEARDRLLPDILQAWEQLRLAKIPLIGYLSASRSGEALNFLRLQTCPHPAPDCATHCPGQSDRAPCHVFDPLRDIALWSEFLEPGQRSPLWRSSARILDLYGPHSIYFCYIHVGTEIARVEFPAWVAEDSALLEMALSLTLAQVQKGYGYPVVLAEAHNQAVVRGGDRSRFFALLEQQMLRAGLRNIGTSYKEARKRGSIA; encoded by the coding sequence ATGCTTGATTTGACTAAACTAGCACAGCAAATGCAGGGGATTAGCCAGCACTTAGCTGATGAAGTAACGGCTTCACGGCAACGCTTGGAACTAGCCCAAAGATTGCTTACCCAAGCCCAATCTCGGCAAGCAGAACTAGTCTTGCAACGGCAAACCTGGAGCGATCGCCTCGGCTTTGCGGCTGCCGAACCTGTAGAGCCACTCACCACCCGAATCAATTTAGGGGTTGCCCCTGCCATTCATACCGCGATCGCCACCGATGGCTCACAAATCGCTCCCAGTCACCACGAGATTGCTTATTGCTACTTAATTAATGTTGGGCGAGTGGTGCTGCACTACGGGCAAAGTTTGCATCCTCTGCTCGATAGCTTGCCAGAAGTGTTCTACCGTCCTGAAGACCTCTACGTTTCTCGGCAGTGGGGCATTCGTACCGAAGAATGGATGGGCTATCGCCGCACAGTTTCAGAAGCGATGGCATTGGCGGATTTGGCGTGCCAGGTGAAGGAGGGGCAGAGGGGTGAGGAGAAGGATGAAGGAGAGGGGAAGGATGAAGTAGGAAGGATGAGGGATGAAGGGTTAGAAAGGCAAGTGCCTCTGTTGGCGATGGTGGATGGTTCGTTGATTTATTGGTTTTTGGAAGCACTACCAAACGAGGCTCGCGATCGCCTGTTACCCGATATCTTGCAGGCTTGGGAGCAGTTGCGGCTCGCTAAAATCCCCCTGATTGGGTATCTCAGTGCTTCTCGAAGCGGTGAAGCGCTCAACTTCTTGCGTTTGCAAACTTGCCCTCACCCTGCTCCAGATTGCGCCACTCATTGCCCTGGACAGAGCGATCGCGCCCCTTGCCACGTGTTTGACCCGCTACGAGATATTGCGCTGTGGTCTGAATTTTTGGAGCCAGGACAACGCAGCCCGCTGTGGCGTAGCTCGGCCCGCATCTTAGATTTATATGGCCCTCATAGCATTTACTTTTGCTACATTCATGTCGGCACCGAAATCGCTCGCGTCGAGTTTCCCGCGTGGGTAGCTGAGGATAGTGCTTTATTAGAAATGGCGCTGAGCCTAACGCTGGCTCAAGTGCAGAAGGGCTATGGGTATCCAGTGGTGTTGGCGGAGGCGCATAACCAGGCAGTGGTGCGGGGTGGCGATCGCTCTCGCTTCTTCGCGTTGCTGGAGCAGCAAATGCTACGAGCAGGATTGCGAAATATTGGCACCTCTTACAAGGAAGCCCGGAAACGGGGCAGTATTGCTTAA
- the recA gene encoding recombinase RecA: MATKITDNPDKQKALSLVLSQIERNFGKGSIMRLGDATRMRVETIPTGALTLDLALGGGLPKGRVIEIYGPESSGKTTLALHAIAEVQKAGGIAAFVDAEHALDPSYSAALGVDIENLLVSQPDTGEAGLEIVDQLVRSAAVDIVVIDSVAALVPRAEIEGDMGDIHVGLQARLMSQALRKITGNIGRSGCTVVFLNQLRQKIGVTYGNPETTTGGNALKFYASVRLDIRRIQTLKKGTEEFGIRAKVKVAKNKVAPPFRIAEFDVIFGKGISTLGCLIDLAEEMGVISRKGAWYSYNGENISQGRDNGIKYLEENPEVAKTVEQQVRQKLEMGAVVSANSVAPLEVEDEEAFVEEE, encoded by the coding sequence ATGGCTACCAAAATTACTGATAACCCCGATAAGCAAAAAGCCCTGAGCCTAGTACTCAGTCAAATTGAGCGCAACTTCGGCAAGGGGTCGATCATGCGTTTGGGAGATGCTACCCGGATGCGGGTAGAGACGATTCCCACTGGAGCGTTGACCCTCGACTTGGCCTTGGGTGGCGGGTTACCCAAGGGGCGGGTAATTGAGATTTACGGCCCTGAAAGCTCCGGAAAAACGACCCTGGCTTTGCATGCGATCGCAGAAGTACAGAAGGCAGGTGGGATCGCCGCCTTTGTGGACGCCGAGCATGCTCTTGACCCATCCTATTCCGCAGCCTTAGGCGTCGATATTGAGAATCTGCTGGTTTCTCAACCAGACACGGGTGAGGCAGGGCTAGAAATTGTCGATCAACTTGTCCGCTCCGCTGCTGTCGATATTGTAGTGATTGACTCCGTCGCAGCCCTCGTACCACGGGCGGAAATTGAAGGTGACATGGGTGACATCCACGTCGGTCTTCAAGCTCGTTTGATGAGCCAAGCCTTGCGGAAAATTACTGGCAATATTGGCAGATCCGGTTGTACTGTCGTTTTTCTCAACCAGCTGCGCCAAAAAATTGGCGTAACCTACGGTAACCCTGAGACGACAACAGGGGGTAACGCTCTCAAGTTCTATGCCTCGGTTCGCCTTGATATTCGTCGAATTCAAACCCTGAAGAAAGGCACTGAAGAGTTTGGAATTCGGGCTAAAGTGAAGGTCGCCAAAAACAAAGTGGCTCCGCCTTTCCGCATTGCTGAATTTGATGTCATTTTTGGCAAAGGAATTTCAACGCTGGGTTGCTTGATTGACCTAGCAGAAGAAATGGGTGTGATCAGTCGCAAAGGGGCTTGGTACAGCTACAACGGCGAGAACATCAGCCAAGGCCGTGATAACGGCATCAAGTATCTGGAAGAAAACCCCGAAGTCGCTAAAACCGTGGAGCAGCAAGTTCGCCAGAAGCTCGAAATGGGCGCTGTGGTTTCTGCTAACTCCGTGGCTCCCCTAGAGGTTGAAGACGAAGAAGCTTTTGTTGAAGAAGAATAA
- a CDS encoding exodeoxyribonuclease VII large subunit produces MTLYLPDLLVPDTALSVAGLTAYIQALLEQDSQLQQIWVTGEVSSASRYRSGLFFTLQDPDAKAAISCVVWSSQLGKMVTLPTPGEQIIILGRIHLHPQRGHYQLIVWQALPAGEGLRALRYRQLRHRLEAEGLFDPQRKRSLPPHPQVVAVVTSPRAAAWGDIQRTLKRRYPGLKVLFSPALVQGDQAPVSIVNAIERVERDGRAEVLILSRGGGATEDMACFNDERVVRAIANCTIPVIAGIGHQRDESLADLAADVYAHTPTAAAEQAVPQLDELYRQHQKRMTALESAMRYQFELLEEELRQLRYRLRRLPLERQLQREVSNLTWLRQELIKGSLRQSQQATHHCQTLRQKLANLDPQAVLRRGYAIVRQADATIIRSTNGLNPGQELQIKLGQGQLKVQVTEILPTIPDANEFSSL; encoded by the coding sequence ATGACCCTCTACCTTCCCGATCTTCTCGTTCCCGATACAGCGCTTTCAGTGGCAGGTCTGACTGCTTACATTCAAGCCCTGTTAGAGCAAGACAGTCAGTTGCAGCAGATTTGGGTGACTGGAGAGGTTTCGAGTGCCAGCCGCTATCGGAGCGGCTTGTTTTTTACGCTACAAGATCCGGATGCTAAAGCTGCCATTAGCTGCGTGGTTTGGAGCAGTCAGCTTGGCAAAATGGTGACTCTGCCTACGCCGGGCGAACAGATCATTATTCTAGGGCGGATTCATCTGCATCCTCAACGGGGGCACTATCAATTAATAGTTTGGCAGGCGCTCCCGGCAGGTGAAGGGCTGCGAGCTTTGCGTTACCGACAGTTACGGCATCGGCTAGAAGCAGAAGGGCTGTTTGATCCCCAACGCAAGCGATCGCTCCCTCCCCATCCTCAAGTTGTGGCCGTAGTGACGTCACCACGGGCTGCGGCTTGGGGCGATATTCAGCGGACTCTGAAGCGGCGCTATCCCGGATTGAAGGTGTTATTCTCCCCAGCTTTAGTCCAAGGGGATCAAGCCCCTGTTTCGATTGTGAATGCGATCGAGCGAGTGGAGCGGGACGGTCGAGCAGAAGTGCTGATCTTGTCGCGGGGGGGTGGTGCCACCGAAGATATGGCTTGCTTTAACGATGAGCGAGTGGTGCGGGCGATCGCCAACTGTACCATTCCAGTCATTGCGGGGATCGGGCATCAACGTGACGAATCACTGGCTGACTTAGCTGCGGATGTGTATGCTCACACCCCCACAGCGGCGGCAGAGCAAGCAGTACCTCAATTAGATGAGCTTTACAGGCAGCATCAGAAGCGGATGACCGCCTTAGAGTCAGCCATGAGGTATCAGTTTGAGCTGTTGGAGGAAGAACTCCGTCAGTTGCGCTACCGCTTGCGCCGACTGCCACTAGAACGCCAGCTCCAGCGAGAAGTAAGTAACTTGACTTGGCTGCGACAAGAATTGATCAAGGGCAGCCTGCGACAGTCCCAACAAGCCACCCATCACTGCCAAACCCTACGGCAAAAGCTAGCGAATCTTGATCCCCAAGCCGTGCTGCGCCGAGGTTATGCCATAGTCAGACAAGCAGATGCAACCATTATTCGTTCTACCAATGGGTTGAACCCAGGCCAAGAGTTACAGATCAAGCTCGGTCAAGGTCAACTCAAAGTTCAAGTGACCGAAATTCTGCCAACAATCCCTGATGCCAATGAATTCTCTTCGCTATGA
- the xseB gene encoding exodeoxyribonuclease VII small subunit, with product MNDLTNLSQNTAKAPDVTVDSIASPNLESANWSYEATVDQIETIIGRIEAGELELTEVFDQFAIAVDQLRQCETFLHQRQQQMDLLIEKLVDDPELD from the coding sequence ATGAATGACCTAACCAACCTGAGCCAAAACACTGCCAAAGCCCCTGATGTCACCGTGGATTCTATCGCGTCGCCTAACTTGGAGTCAGCCAATTGGAGTTATGAAGCGACGGTTGATCAAATTGAGACGATCATTGGTCGGATTGAAGCTGGAGAGTTGGAGCTAACTGAAGTTTTTGATCAGTTTGCTATCGCTGTTGACCAACTCAGGCAATGTGAAACTTTCTTACACCAACGTCAACAACAAATGGATTTGCTGATTGAAAAGTTAGTGGATGATCCTGAATTGGACTAA